Proteins co-encoded in one Solea senegalensis isolate Sse05_10M linkage group LG8, IFAPA_SoseM_1, whole genome shotgun sequence genomic window:
- the LOC122773970 gene encoding stAR-related lipid transfer protein 13-like: protein MKLDVNLPKKKSEDSDEEDLFAISDKWTFEWSSRRWSRLQDIDCLLGDQREDQPYRDGLPLRTTTSSESVLTDLSEPEVSSLHSESSGGSGHRGLSTEDSDCSNRTCSDSAAMPDSTALTMPHIPKEIAHYKHGRTSRTRAKDFLKRMETLRSRGTLGSGRKTLVISSPVVQQEAQALKTLHCVEILNGDGDETPEPLSNKVPPSQCSSDGSCHSSGSAVSTPSLKENKPHRSDYKRSGMYLEDVDIFSDTQVNKVAEENRRNEFCSYEDLVVHIPKDHKPGTFPKALSIESLSPTIGASINWHTGSMHLDSSLISSRPVTQCSSRGSRISVYDNVPGSHLYASTGDLIDLEKEDLFPHLDDILLHVNGLQQIVDHWSKNVLPGGEGMLQVDGVRESTVGLQSSSQITLDFEGNSVTESQTTPSDGDRDRVSLETESTRLRERRDSGVGASLTRPNRLRWPSFQISNRLSHSVASLQITNQSAGQLSLLQKFSLLRLTAIMEKFSMSNKHGWTWSVPKFMKRMKVPDYKDKNVFGVPLIVHVQRSGQPLPLGLQQALRYLRSQCLDQVGLFRKSGVKSRIQALRQMNESSPDDVNYEDQSAYDVADMVKQFFRDLPEPLLTSKLGETFLHIYQYVPKDQRLQAVQAAIMLMSDENREVLQTLLCFLSDVTSSVEENQMTPMNIAVCLAPSLFHLNILKKDNLSPRAMQKKYATGRPDQKDLNENLAATQGLAHMIVECNRLFEIPHEMVTQSRNSYVEADLHAPTVYDLCKQLEDDDGTYQTHMEGRLQNLLKEAREKSKYWVSCSSSDNTELYYKKVGDGNPLRRWRVSVEVEAPPSVVLNRVLRERHLWDVDLLQWKVCETLDKQTEVFQYVLNRMPPHPSRDFVVLRSWRTDLPKGACSLVSVSIEHEDCPPIGGVRAIVLESNYLLEPCGSGKSRLTHICRVDLKGRTPDWYNKAFGHLCAAEAARIRNSFQPLITDGPETKI, encoded by the exons ATGAAGCTTGACGTGAACCTCCCGAAGAAGAAA AGTGAAGACTCTGATGAAGAAGACCTGTTTGCCATTAGTGACAAATGGACCTTTGAGTGGAGCAGCCGTCGCTGGTCGAGGTTACAGGATATTGACTGTCTGCTGGGAGACCAAAGAGAGGACCAGCCCTACAGGGACGGCTTACCTCTGAGGACCACCACCAGCAGTGAGAGTGTTCTGACCGACCTCAGTGAGCCCGAGGTCTCGTCTTTGCACAGCGAGAGCAGCGGGGGCAGCGGCCACCGGGGCCTCAGCACAGAGGACTCGGACTGCTCCAACCGCACCTGCTCAGACTCTGCAGCGATGCCGGACTCCACTGCCCTCACGATGCCTCACATCCCCAAAGAGATTGCTCACTACAAGCACGGCAGGACGAGCCGCACCCGCGCCAAGGACTTCTTGAAGCGCATGGAAACGCTTCGCTCTCGAGGAACTCTGGGGAGCGGCCGTAAGACGTTAGTCATCAGTTCTCCAGTGGTGCAGCAGGAAGCCCAGGCACTGAAGACGCTGCACTGTGTTGAAATCCTAAACGGAGACGGGGATGAGACTCCAGAGCCACTGTCCAATAAAGTCCCTCCGTCCCAGTGTAGCAGTGACGGTAGCTGCCATTCTAGTGGCAGCGCCGTCAGCACGCCCAGCTTGAAAGAGAATAAGCCCCATCGGTCCGACTACAAACGTAGTGGTATGTATTTGGAGGATGTAGACATATTTTCAGACACGCAGGtgaataaagtggcagaagaaaACCGCAGGAATGAATTTTGCTCCTATGAAGACTTGGTAGTCCACATTCCTAAAGACCACAAGCCAGGGACCTTCCCAAAGGCACTCTCTATAGAAAGCCTGTCCCCAACCATTGGGGCCTCTATAAATTGGCACACAGGCAGCATGCACCTGGACTCCTCGCTCATTTCATCAAGGCCTGTCACCCAGTGCAGCTCCAGAGGTAGCCGCATCAGTGTGTATGACAATGTTCCCGGCTCACATCTGTACGCCAGCACTGGAGACCTGATAGATCTGGAGAAGGAGGACCTCTTTCCTCACCTGGACGATATCTTGTTGCATGTCAATGGTCTTCAGCAGATAGTGGACCACTGGTCTAAGAATGTGTTACCTGGAGGAGAAGGGATGTTGCAAGTGGATGGCGTGAGGGAAAGTACAGTAGGTCTCCAGTCCTCTAGTCAGATCACACTGGACTTTGAGGGGAATTCAGTCACTGAAAGCCAGACGACGCCAAGTGACGGGGACAGAGACCGGGTATCGCTTGAGACGGAATCGACGAGGCTCAGGGAACGGAGGGATTCTGGAGTAGGTGCTTCACTCACGCGACCCAATCG GTTGCGATGGCCCAGCTTTCAGATATCTAATCGCCTCAGTCACTCTGTGGCATCCCTGCAGATTACCAACCAGTCAGCGGGCCAGTTGAGCTTGTTGCAGAAGTTCTCTCTGCTGCGTCTCACTGCAATCATGGAGAAGTTCTCCATGTCCAACAAACATGGTTGGACTTG GTCTGTGCCAAAGTTTATGAAGAGAATGAAGGTACCAGATTATAAGGATAAGAACGTGTTCGGAGTTCCTCTCATAGTGCACGTACAGCGCTCTGGACAGCCGCTTCCCCTCGGCCTGCAGCAGGCTCTGCGGTACCTCAGAAGCCAGTGTCTCGATCAG GTGGGTCTCTTTCGTAAATCGGGGGTGAAGTCTCGGATTCAGGCTCTGAGGCAGATGAACGAGAGCTCGCCGGATGATGTGAACTATGAGGATCAGTCGGCGTATGACGTCGCCGACATGGTGAAGCAGTTCTTCAGGGATTTACCTGAGCCTCTGCTCACGAGCAAGCTGGGGGAGACCTTCCTCCATATCTACCAAT aTGTGCCAAAGGACCAAAGGTTGCAGGCCGTCCAGGCGGCCATCATGCTGATGTCGGACGAGAACCGAGAGGTCCTGCAGACGCTGCTCTGCTTCCTCAGCGACGTCACGTCCTCCGTGGAGGAGAACCAGATGACGCCCATGAACATCGCCGTATGTCTGGCGCCCTCGCTCTTCCATCTCAACATACTCAAGAAAGACAATCTTTCACCCAG GGCCATGCAGAAGAAGTACGCCACCGGCCGGCCGGATCAGAAGGATCTGAATGAGAACTTAGCAGCGACACAGGGTCTCGCACATATGATCGTCGAGTGCAACCGTCTCTTTGAG ATCCCCCACGAGATGGTTACCCAGTCGCGTAATTCGTACGTGGAGGCCGACCTGCACGCGCCGACGGTTTACGATCTGTGCAAGCAGCTGGAGGACGACGACGGGACGTACCAGACGCACATGGAGGGGAGGCTTCAGAACCTGCTCAAGGAGGCCCGGGAAAAGTCCAAATACTGGGTGTCGTGCAGCAGCTCGGACAACACGGAGCTCTACTACAAGAAG GTGGGAGACGGGAATCCTTTAAGGCGGTGGCGAGTGTCCGTGGAGGTGGAGGCGCCGCCGTCTGTCGTGCTCAACCGGGTGCTGCGAGAGCGCCACCTGTGGGACGTCGACCTGCTGCAGTGGAAAGTGTGCGAGACCCTGGACAAGCAGACCGAGGTGTTTCAGTACGTCCTCAATCGCATGCCGCCGCACCCCAGCAGGGACTTTGTGGTTCTGAG GTCATGGAGGACAGACTTGCCCAAAGGTGCCTGCTCCCTGGTTTCTGTGTCCATAGAGCATGAGGATTGTCCTCCCATCGGAGGGGTACGAGCTATCGTCCTGGAGTCCAACTACCTGCTTGAGCCTTGTGGCTCAGGGAAGTCCAGACTGACTCACATCTGCAGAGTGGACTTAAA AGGGAGAACTCCGGACTGGTACAACAAAGCTTTTGGTCACCTTTGTGCCGCGGAAGCTGCCAGGATCCGCAATTCCTTCCAGCCGCTGATCACGGACGGACCAGAGACCAAAATCTAA